The Vicinamibacteria bacterium genome includes a window with the following:
- a CDS encoding aldose 1-epimerase family protein → MPRILGRDYTPEELRALTGTLSQLAGVRTVVLAEGKARGLRVAEVWTGSGLRFQVLLDRALDIGAAEHRGRPLAWIHDALGTPAQYDPRGRGWLRTFGGGLVTTCGLSHFGPPEEDGNAAWGLHGRIAHTPAERVRVTEEWREGEFVLEIAGEARETAPLGENLLLTRTVTTRLGADHFTIEDRVRNDGFRPAPHMILYHCNFGFPVVSPESELVVSDASAAPRDEAAARGLARHGRFEPPDPGRAEEVFFHRPRVGADGLAQAAIVNRALGFGAYLRYRAAELPCLAQWKMMGAGDYVCALEPATHPETTRRQLREDGRLRLLSPGEEVRYRVEVGALGDADAVHAFEEGAGGLG, encoded by the coding sequence ATGCCCCGGATCCTTGGCCGCGACTACACGCCTGAGGAGCTCCGCGCCCTGACGGGCACCCTCTCCCAGCTGGCCGGCGTCCGCACCGTCGTCCTGGCGGAGGGCAAGGCGCGCGGCCTGCGGGTGGCGGAGGTTTGGACGGGCAGCGGCCTTCGCTTCCAGGTTCTGCTTGATCGCGCCCTCGACATCGGGGCCGCCGAACACCGAGGACGGCCGCTGGCCTGGATCCACGACGCCCTGGGCACGCCCGCCCAGTACGACCCCCGAGGACGGGGGTGGCTGCGCACTTTCGGGGGCGGTCTGGTCACGACCTGCGGTCTCTCCCACTTCGGCCCGCCCGAGGAGGATGGAAACGCCGCCTGGGGCCTCCACGGCCGCATCGCGCACACGCCCGCGGAGAGGGTCCGGGTCACCGAAGAGTGGCGGGAGGGGGAGTTCGTCCTGGAGATCGCGGGAGAGGCCCGTGAGACCGCCCCCCTGGGCGAGAACCTGCTCCTCACCCGCACGGTCACCACCCGCCTGGGCGCGGACCACTTCACCATCGAGGACCGGGTGCGAAACGACGGCTTCCGCCCCGCCCCCCACATGATCCTCTATCACTGCAACTTTGGCTTCCCGGTCGTGAGCCCGGAGTCCGAGCTCGTCGTCAGCGACGCATCCGCGGCCCCCCGCGACGAGGCCGCCGCCCGGGGCCTGGCCCGACACGGGCGCTTCGAGCCGCCGGACCCCGGTCGTGCCGAGGAGGTCTTCTTCCACCGCCCGCGGGTGGGGGCGGACGGCCTGGCCCAGGCGGCCATCGTGAACCGGGCCCTCGGATTCGGCGCCTATCTGCGCTACCGGGCGGCGGAGCTGCCCTGCCTCGCCCAATGGAAGATGATGGGCGCGGGCGACTACGTCTGCGCGCTGGAGCCGGCCACTCATCCCGAGACCACGCGCCGACAGCTCCGGGAGGATGGCCGCCTTCGCCTGCTCTCCCCCGGGGAAGAGGTGCGTTACCGCGTGGAAGTGGGCGCGCTGGGGGACGCGGACGCCGTCCACGCCTTCGAGGAGGGGGCGGGCGGGCTCGGATAG